A window of Cetobacterium somerae ATCC BAA-474 genomic DNA:
AGCTTTGCTTTGACCTTTAACAAAATATATATCTGTTGTTTCCTTAATTACATCTAATTTATCATTCAAAGAATCTAATCTTACTAATTCATTTACATATGTATTATAATATTTTTCCTGTTCACTTCTCTTCAGATTTAATTCAGGGTACTTATAAGTTATGTAGTTAACTTTTTCCTCTGGCTTTAAAGCTCTTAAATCACTATCTTTTTTAAAAATATCTAAAATTTCATTTTGAATTTTTTCTAGCTCTATTTTTGTTTTTTCTAAAGATGTATTTTTAATATTTTTTTCTTCTGCTATAACATCACTTAAGTTATCCTGCTCTCTTAAAATATCTAAATATCTATTTATAGTCTCTCTTCCACTAGCTTCATCGGTAACTATAACTGTTCTTATTGATATATCATTTGAATTTTTATCATCTTTAGATATAGTTATTAAATCTTGTAAAAACTTTCTTTCCGACATTAAACTTCTAAGATTTTCTGGAGTTTTTTCTAAATACTCTTTTTTTATGGGTTCTATTTCCAAGATTTTCTTAATATTTTTATCTTGAAGAAGTACAGAATCTACATCTATTCTATTTACACCCTTTAATCCATATGTATCTTGCTGTATAAGAATGTTCTTTATTAAATAATTTGGTGTCTTACTACGAACATAAAGTGCTCCTCCAAGTGATAACATTGTACATACTACTGTAGTTATTATTATACTCCACTTATGTCTCACTAGTATCTCAATTAATTCATAAAGATCAATCTCATCATTATATTGTTTTGGTTCCATTACTTTTAGCTCCTTACTCATTGGTGTCCCCCTACTCATATTTTATCCATGTTATTATATCACTTTTTTAACGTGAAAAAAAGTAGAAGTTTTTTTTATTTTTTTTATTTTTTCTTCAAAAATGTATGTATTTAAACTACTTTTCTTTATAATAAAACAAGGTCTAGAAAATATCTAGACCTTTAATTTTAATTTATATTTATCTGTGAGTGAGAAGTAACTTGGGGGATAGCCATTCTCTCAACTTTGCTACCTATATTTCTTAAAACGAGGGTATTATTTCCTGTTACTAATACTCCTATAAGAGTTAGAGCAGTATATATTATTTTTACAATTTTTATCATAGGCCTACGCCTCAGGTGCATTTTCCACAAAGTAATTAAATGCCATAAGTTCTGCTTTTTCAATCTCTATTCTATCTAGCGAGTTCTGTCCTGTCTTTATCTCTTTTTCAATCTGATCTTTCCACTCTGAATACGAACCATAAGGATTTCCTGCTGGTAATGGTTCTCCATCAGCTTGCAGTTGCTCAATGTAAGATAGTGTTGCCTTATCATCTGCTAACTCCTTTAAATAACTTGACTCTCTTTCAATACTTTTCTCTGTTTTTGCTATAACTCCTTCTAAAGCTATTTTTGCTCCTACAACTGTCATACTCATACTTACCTCCTACGATTTTTAATTTTATTTTCCATACTTATCTCGAGATGTTTTAAGCATAACATAAAAACAAAAAAAATTTTAGTGCGTTTGTCCACTTACTTTACTATATTTTTAGTATTTTTTTGTCCACTTACTTTTATAAATATTAAGTCTGGATATTGATTTTTTTCAAGTAAAATAGTACAAATATACTAACCAGACAAAAAACAGGAGGGATTTTATGAAAAAAAGCTTTATTAAAGAACATTTAGGCGGTAAAAATGATTTAATTACAGTTGCAGAACTTTCAGATGCTCTTCTTATTTCAAAAAAAACAGTTTACAGAATGATTAAAAACAATAAAGTTGATAGCATTAAACTCGGGGGTTACTATGCTATAAAAACATCTAGTGCTAAAAAACTTATTAAGGGAGGTATTTAATGTCTCATAAGTTTCCCGCAATTGAGGATGTTTTAAAAAGCAATCATTCTATCTTAAATAAATGTAAAAACAGAGAGCAACAGATTAAAACTTTAGAAAAAATTTTAAATAAAAACTATAGAACTATGCTACCTAAATACTATATTTCAAAAATATTTAAAATAAAACCTTATAAATATGAAAATTATATAATTTCAGGAGAGTTTCCCTCTTTAATAATAGGAAATAGAATCTCTATAAAAACATCTTGCTTTGCACCTCTAATTCTTTCACAATACAAAAAACTACTTGAGGTGATTCATACTAATGATATTAAATAAAAGATACCCTCTTTCAAAATTTCATAGTAAAATTAAAAAAAAATTTAAATATGTTATCACTATTAAAAACCTCTCTACTATATGTAATATTTCTACTAAAACTATACGTAGGTATTTAAAAAGAAACTATATCTATTCTACTTATACAAATAACACTCATTTAATTCATGTTGATAGTTTAATTTTAAATTTCATTCCTCCGTGCGAAAAAAATATTCTAAAAAATTTCTCAAA
This region includes:
- a CDS encoding helix-turn-helix domain-containing protein — protein: MKKSFIKEHLGGKNDLITVAELSDALLISKKTVYRMIKNNKVDSIKLGGYYAIKTSSAKKLIKGGI
- a CDS encoding Wzz/FepE/Etk N-terminal domain-containing protein: MSKELKVMEPKQYNDEIDLYELIEILVRHKWSIIITTVVCTMLSLGGALYVRSKTPNYLIKNILIQQDTYGLKGVNRIDVDSVLLQDKNIKKILEIEPIKKEYLEKTPENLRSLMSERKFLQDLITISKDDKNSNDISIRTVIVTDEASGRETINRYLDILREQDNLSDVIAEEKNIKNTSLEKTKIELEKIQNEILDIFKKDSDLRALKPEEKVNYITYKYPELNLKRSEQEKYYNTYVNELVRLDSLNDKLDVIKETTDIYFVKGQSKAKLILAIGIVMGVFLGIMVAFLKEFIDGYKRRYKK